A stretch of DNA from Electrophorus electricus isolate fEleEle1 chromosome 18, fEleEle1.pri, whole genome shotgun sequence:
gtattgtttatagtttattacactgatgtttattacacacacacacacacacacacacacacacacacacactattgtcCAAGTGAGTTTTAACAATAGGTCCATTTGTTAGCCTGAGTGAATAAGCCAGTTATAGTCGTTTTAGACATGTGCTTGTATTTACAGTCTTGCTGAAGTATCTGCTTTTACAGAAGAACTACAAAAGATTACAAATATTACATCTTTAAAAGCTTCTTcacaaatacaatatttcagCCTTGAGTTCTTAAATTGAGTGCTTAAATTAAGTCATTGATCAAACTGTGTCCATACGGATGGCAACAGGTCAAGTAAACAGATGCCATCTGTTCTGTCACCTGTCACTCACATACTGTACCAAACCAGCTCCAGCAGACCACACAGGAACACGGACTTAGACATGCTGTGAATAGACTGTCACCTTTCCAGAGTTACCCAGCAGGTTGCCAGAACTTCACTACTTAATCCACTAACCTGGAGCTGGAATTGTATATTAGGTTACGGTGCGACTCTCCCTTTTGGGATGGGTTGTCATTGGCTTTGCTGTGTTGCGCATTGAAGGCGGCTCCTGGCTAGCTCTGGAGATTATTCTACCGTGGGATCATAATAATACCCCAGATACACTGAGAACCGCAGAACTGAACCGTGATCACAATCTCACGATGTCCACATATGCTGCAGGACAAAATCATATCAACTACAAAAAACGCCTTCAGTGCATCAGCAAGTCATGACAGCAAGACTCTTTAAAGGGGAAATATGTTTACAGTGTAGTGGTCTTTAATGGCCCTGCAATTATCTAAACTTAGATCTGTTGATGGCACCACTCcagacagacacgcatgcaggcgtacacgtacacacacacacacacacacacacacaccattagcCAGCAGTGTCAATTACCCTGAACTAGTTTAGCTAGCCCTCGTTGATTTTGGAGGTACACTACTACATTCCTGCTAGGACACTTTATGTCTTATGGCTCCCGCAGTCTGTCCTCCTAATGCGTTCAGTCCAGGACTGAGAGACATTTCAACTGGACCAAGCAGACAGACGGATGTACGCGGAGCAGCCTCATTCCCATCTATGTCAACAACGCACTGGACCCAGTTCGACTCTCTGCCTGTCAGAGAAACCTTCACGTTCTTtcagcactttgaattgccattGTACATGAAAGGTGATACATAAACAAACTTgccttgtctttttttgtggaTGATTTGTTTTTCAATGGTACTGGTTTGTTAATTTCATTATTCATCATTCCTGCAGGAACACAAGCActtgtttataatatttaatattctcCAAAATATATTTCTGGGGCTCTCTTATCTGAATCCTGAGTGTACTGTTTGGAAATGAACTATTCTTTACAGGGACTCAGCGGACATTTGAAAAGCAGAGATGGGATTACGATTCTGggggaaaatgtaattatgtcTAAAAGCAAACGTGCGCGGGGGGCTATACACTGGACATGACTGAGAGTAGACCATGTCTCCCAGTACCAAAGCAGCCGCTGACCACAGGCTCACCAGTGACCAGGCGACACACTTCTCGCTCATCTCAGACCACGGACAGCATGCCACAGGGCCACTGCAGGGCCCACGCCACACACGCTAATCTCGGCCTGTGCTAGGGTTTGGTAACCAAGGGTGACGTGAGCCCCAGTGACAGGATTTTCTCAGAACAAAACTATAAAAAGCCCTCTGAGGTCTGGACATGATCCACAATGGTCACTGCAATAGCTGTTCAGAGAAGGGTCAAGCAGATGTTTATCCCTAGTGCTGCAGTTGGTTCAAACCCACACCCCCAGATGCCGGATAGAAGACTGGGAACGGGAGGAAAAGTCTGACGTAAATGCAGCGCCAATTTTCCTTGATTATTTAGGGGCaagccacttctctccctcttcccctctctcttcccctctctcttcccctctctcttcccctctctcttcccctccctcttcccctctctcttcccctctctcttcccctctctcttcccctctctcttcccctctctcttctctccctcttcccctctctcttcccctctctcttctctccctcttcccctctctcttcccctctctcttctctccctcttcccctctctcatgctctcgGCCTTCTGGGAGACTTGTAACGCTGAACTGTAGGTGAGGCtcacctgggggggggggggcgtaacACTGTACTGAGCACCTGGGGGGGCGTAACACTGTACTGAGCACCTGGGGGGGCGTAACACTGTACTGAGCACCTGGGGGGGCGTAACACTGTACTGAGCACCTGGGGGGGCGTAACACTGTACTGAGCACCTGGGGGGGCGTAACACTGTACTGAGCACCTGGGGGGGCGTAACACTGTACTGAGCACCTGGGGGGGCGTAACACTGTACTGAGCACCTGGGGGGGCGTAACACTGTACTGAGCACCTGGGGGGGCGTAACACTGTACTGAGCACCTGGGGGGCGTAACACTGTACTGAGCACCTGGGGGGGCGTAACACTGTACTGAGCACCGGGGGGGGCGTAACACTGTACTGAGcacctggggggggggcgtaACACTGTACTGAGCACCTGGGGGGGCGTAACACTGTACTGAGCACCTGGGGGGGCGTAACACTGTACTGAGCACCTGGGGGGGCGTAACACTGTACTGAGCACCTGGGGGGGCGTAACACTGTACTGAGCACCTGGGGGGGCGTAACACTGTACTGAGCACCTGGGGGGGCGTAACACTGTACTGAGCACCTGGGGGGGCGTAACACTGTACTGAGCACCTGGGGGGGCGTAACACTGTACTGAGCACCTGGGGGGGCGTAACACTGTACTGAGCACCTGGAGTGGGCGTGCAACACTGTACAGAGCACTTGGAGGGGCCGCGTAACACTGTACTGAGCACTTGGAGGGGCCGCGTAACACTGTACTGAGCTGTTCTAGAATAAAGAATGGTTGGTGCTGCTATCTTTGCAGCATTTGGCACATGCACTCATCAACAACCAACCTGCATAATACTCAAAACGACAGCGATCGTGCTCCCTGGAGAACTGGCCCCATGATCTCTGTGTTTCTAGCAACTTCTTCCGCCTGCTCTGTCTGCACCGAGTGATGATCTTCACTAGCCCAGAATGCTTCTTTTAGCTACTGCATTCGGTGCTGTGTCTCTTAAGCTTGGAGTTGGCGAAAGATCATTTGAAAAATGAGTTGCTTCTGTAGGAGAAAAGACAGCAGGGTGCAGTTCCTTTGTGAGCAGGCATGCGAGCCTCAGCCCTTTGGCCCGCATCGGCCTTTGGTTACTTCAGTGACCTGAGTCTGGATCTGAGGAGGTGGGTTTCACGCACAGCACCTGTTTTTCTCTGCTATAATCAGAATGTTTCGACACCATAGCTTTGATAGCCGCTATTACCCGGCGATGTCTAAACATGACTGGTTTACCTGCTTGTTGTAGGGGCTTTCCAAAAAAACGTGTCATGACATGATTAGTTAAGGCACAGATATCTGAACCATCAATTACAGTGAAAGTACAAGTCACTCAATCTCTGcatgttctctcacacacacactcacacacacacactcacacacacacacacacacacacacacacacacacacactcacacacacactcacactcacactctctcacacacacacacacacacacacacacacacacacacacagtgtgtgagagggcaGGGTGTGTCGGGATGGTGTGGGAGAGGCGATGGTAGTCCTGTGAACTACAGCTGTGTAATCAGaagtatattgtttttaaccccGGTGGAGCTGCACTCCTGCAAATGTATCTCTGGGCCTTGTGCCCattatgcacgcacacacccaaccacaggGGGATTTCACGGTAGATGTATGCTTCTCTGCACGGGCCGCTGAAGTGTCTGTTGGTTGGGTGTACTGAGATAAACGTGCTGCATCTGCATTCATGACTTTCACTCGCCTAGGAACCGCCGGGGCAGTGTGTGTTGCGCTGCAATTCGTCAAATCAAGAATataacatacacatataaatgaaAGACTGTAAAAAACGTCACTGTAAAGGCCTCTTGCATTTCGAGGCCACAAAACAATGCTTTGCCTCTATTCTGAATGACTCACTTTGCATGAACAGATTGCACTAATCACCAAACTTAAACCACATGTGTGAAATGATATTCAATTTCAAACAATTAGCTTTCAATGTCTGCTTTTTCAACAACATGAGCAGGGAGCTATTGGGATCTAATTTAAGAACTTCCAGTTCCTCTCGAGGATTAAAGCTGGGAATTTCTCGAAATCCGAGGAGTAAAAGAGTGTTCTTTCGGATGGGCATATGCCAGACCCTGGTTTTCTCAGTGTAAGGTGTGAGAGCGCTCAAACTTTCAGTGGCATATTATCCAGACCTCTAAAACATTTGGTCCTCAAAACTACGCCACGCGAGCCAATATCCGCTTTTCTATCCAAACGCgttctgtctcgctctcgcGTGTGCGAACCAACAGAGTAACAGCCACAATAATAGTCTTAATATgcacataataaaacatttaattattcgTCAAGGGAAGATATCCTCGAATAATTTAGTGTTTACGTTCTTGGACTCTTTAACTGGAagattaacaaaacattttttggatCTTTTGGAATGACATGTTTGGATAGCGCCGAGTACAAGGAGTCTAAAATTTCACAATTCCCCGATTATCCTGTTTCAAAATCAAAGGAGTGTTGTGCTTCTTTCTTCGCGATCAGACACTCCCACGATGCCCTTTTCAGAAAAGTCGCAGCAGTTTGTGTCAACGTCTCTGCAACTAGACGGTGTGTAACACCGTAAGGACGCGCTCCAGGATGGCACAAAAGTTCCTCTTTTGCCCCCGTGTACATAATGTACGCAATCCGCGCCCACAGTGTGGAAAAATGCGCAATCTCTCCTGCATACTTTGAAGGATATGTCCGTATCAGGCATTTGGACAGAAGCATGCCGCTTCATTTTGGCGCACAGAAAGTGCGCATTGGCTAGTGCTTTTCAGTCGACTTGCAAAGTGAACGTTTACACAGAAAATGCAAGCGGAACCAAAACGTCAACATATGTCAAACATCCTACCTTATTTATAGCGATGGCATTCTTGGtcaggagaaacacacatacgcacgtaaTAATATTCATGGACGTCCACATCTCTCCCCCAAATAACCAGTAGGTGTTGTCCGTGGACTTTCGGAGGAGCACGCGAGCACCTGTAGGCTATCCCGAGCCTGCAGTGGTTTCAGGGCTCTGACTAACCGCACTAATATTTCACGGTTCCATGCCTTACAAACTCTGGCAGAACAGTTTGCTTCCACGCGTACAGTCGGTGCATGCAGCGACGGGCGCACTGCGCTCTCGAGACAGGCGATGACATGAGCACACCCACGCGCCATCGCCGTGCACTGGCTGCTATGGTGAGGCGGGGCCACGCTCTCGCCGTTACGGGCTTCCTCTCGCTAACGCATGGTCTGCACGCCAACTGTTTTCATTAGAAAGGAAAAACGTCCTCAATGAAACTTGCGAAATCGGTCGACGTGCACGCGAGGAATATATCCTGCTTTAAGCAGAAATTAGGAGTGTTTAAAGAAGTGAAAGTTATGCATAAATGCTCGCGATGGATGAACTCTTGAAAGGCTACAATCCATCAATATAATACTGTTTGGTGTGTCTACCTCCTAACTTTCTAGGAGTTGTATTAATTTTGCACACGTTgaactgcagtttttttctgttcttatAGCGCCATCTTTTGGATAAAACTGAGAGACGTTCACGATTGCATGATGGACGTTTTCAAAGCATAAGAAAAAATGTGCTTTATGTGCAGATAATTACTAATTAATGACAGTTTTTAACGACTTCCTGCTTTTTGGGGGGGACGAGGCTAGCTTGGGCCTCTATAAACCAACCATTTTAAGTGTCGGTACACATTTAGCTGTAACCCGCCCCTTTGAGCAGCATCGGTTTATGATTGGCTAACAGCAAAACCGGAACCGAGGAGAGACGTCGTCGCACACGATCCGGCACGTGTGCAACGATGGTCCGCATAAAATACAGGTAAAGCATGATAGTAAGCGCGCGTTTTGCGCCCCCGTTCCTCGCTTGCTCTGTTTTCATGCTGCCTGTGGTCGTTAATCCGGCAGGTATCTCCTCTGCGAGGTGTGCGTGTCGGAGCGGAGCGGACTCCAGATGCTGGCGGAGAGGCCCATTTACGACGCGCTCAGAGCGGCGCTCGGCAAAGCGCACGGTGCGCACGGCGCCGCGCTCCTCAGCGTCGGCTCTTCGGGTAGGCGACGTGCACGCTGTCTTCATCCAACACGGCTCGGATCTGTTCGCGTTACATTCACAGTGTTCGGAGGGAATGGGCAGATTGGGGTTAATCATTAAAGGACTTTTAGTTTGTAAACGCCGCTCGTAGTCTACTGTCCGTTTTCGGCGTGTTAAAGGTGGTGTGATGTTCGGTTAGAAGTGGGCGCGGTGTCCTGACCGTGGACTCGTTTCAGTGACCTACGTGAACGCGTACACTGGGGTGGTGCTCCTCCGATTCCGCAAAGCCCACTACCGCTTGCTCTGGTCTGCCCTACCCTTCGTCACCAGCATCTGGAGCCGCGGGCAGAAAGTGCCGTGTTTCTTCAACTGCGTGCACATCGGAGGTAAGGGGTCCACCGCCTGCGCGCGAGGGAGTGTCTAGAGGTGGGTAGTATTTACTCCGATACATTTTCTTAAGTGACTTTTTGACcgaattgtacttttaagagtgTACTTCATACTCTTACTCTAGTAGATTTCTAAAGTAAAACATGTACTTCTGCTTCGTTATATTCATTACTGTTCCCCCCCGTTacgttttaattttttatttatttattttaacattttataagtTTTGCCACAACCCCtcaagtgtgggagggttagagaaatccctaaagatgatcactgagtgtcACCGCTTTGCTTCAGTAAGTTAGACAACTGGACACTAGAGTCCAGTCCAATGTGATGCTTGTGATTGTGTTACATGCACAACATTGGCcgatatgaaaaacctcatgTAGCTTAAACGTAATGCATGAACTAAGCAGGACAAAGGAAAACATTGTGAAGTGTTTTTGCATACTGAATCCAGATATGTTTGCAGAATTTCTGTATCAGTCatagtgttgtttttttttggttttttttgtttttgtggttttcattatatttacatctacatgtgacatttagcagacatgtTCTACCAAAGTGCGTTTAGCTGTAGGACAAATGGTTTACAACCGATGACTCACACAGCACGCAGCAGGCCTTTGGAAATCCATAGCAAGGAGACTGGGTCCCTCTATTGGCAAACTATTACTGCACACTGAAGAAGAATGTTCAACACAGtatatattttaactgtaaTAGCCCTACTTATGAATAAGCAATCtatacttattgtaaaattcatttaaaaaccatgccatagatttgaattcagtgtgtTTCCTGCTATTAATAAATGAGTTCTGATACGTtattacttttacttaagtaataatttaactttttaaaagttaaattttGTTGGGAGAGGTGATCTTGGCACATTATAGTATTGATAGTGAAGCCCATGTCGCttcaatgctgtaaatgaaattGTTTATTAGAGTTGTGTTAAGCAGTTATTACCCACTCTGCAGGGACCATTAGAACATGCCAGAAGTTTCTTGTGCGCTATAGCAGGCAGCAGCTGTGTCGAATGCTTCCCCACTGCAAGACCGAGGGTAAGGCGGAACTTTTGTTTGAACGTAATACATCTCCTTTACTGTAGCTAATTATCCCTCATATCAGTCGAAACACCCTCTTTAGGAGATTAAATTGCACATATTTGAATGAATGGCAAGAGAAACCAGCACTCATTAACTTTACATACTTAAGCTTAGTGTAGTTTGTTTGGAGTGTTTTGGATGCATCTTGtacaaattcaaatatttgctGCATGTAAATTTAACCTTAAGTTTAATGGGAAAAATCCATAaaaaataacactttattgatggAGGGAAATTGCTGTATACTgcatatatatactgtatgccATGCACATAATAATTTTactgtgatttacatttacggcatttagctgatgcttttatccaaagcgacttacaattatgagtgagtgaaacttgagcaattgagggttaagggcccaacagtggcaacttggcagtggtgtggcttgaactgacacccttccaattacaagtcaagtaccttaaccactgagctaccactgggATAATTTTGGTATTGGGGTAAATACTTTAAAGTATTTCTACAGAGTAATATGACAGCACCTTTAACTCCGAGGATGTGTGTACCTTCTCCATCAAGGTACAGACATGTGGA
This window harbors:
- the pop5 gene encoding ribonuclease P/MRP protein subunit POP5; translated protein: MVRIKYRYLLCEVCVSERSGLQMLAERPIYDALRAALGKAHGAHGAALLSVGSSVTYVNAYTGVVLLRFRKAHYRLLWSALPFVTSIWSRGQKVPCFFNCVHIGGTIRTCQKFLVRYSRQQLCRMLPHCKTEAEKQEVRRAVLSCSLNKFREEEEDNDFGEDGEETEA